The Mariluticola halotolerans nucleotide sequence TCCATGATAAAGGGCGCCGCGTTGCCGGGCGCCCTTTATGAAACTAAAATCCGGGAACCGTTAAAGGCCCCTCTCTCTATGCACCGGCTACGACTGACACCACAAATCCGATAGAAATCAGACCAATAAATGTCCAGCTCGCTGCCCGCCAGCATACGGCCTTAGATTGGCTTCGCATGCACGCTCCTTATAAACAAAACTGTCACCAAGAGATGGCCCGCGCTGGAGCCCCCGTTCAGTAACGTCTGATTAACTACAATCGCGCCGCATTGCAAGATCGAAGTGCGCTTCCAGCGCCGGCTTTTGCCAAGGCAGTTAATCGTCCGCAGCCTGCTAAAGCAGACCGAACCAATAACCTGACAGACCCAAAAACGCAAAAAAACCAACAACATCAGTGACGGTCGTCACAAAGGCGCTGGAGGCGACCGCTGGATCCACACCCACCTTGTTCAGGCCAAGCGGTATGAGAATACCTGATATGCCCGCAGCGACCATGTTGATAACCATCGCCACCGCAATCACGCCGCCCAGGGCTATATTGCCGAACCAGACTGCGGTGACGACGCCGATAATCACCGCAAAGATCAACCCGTTGACGATGCCAACGAGCGTTTCACGGGTGATCAGGCGCCGGATGTTGAACTGGTCCAGTTCCCTTGTCGACAAAGCGCGCACGGTGACGGTCATTGTCTGGGTGCCCGCATTACCGCCCATCGAAGCCACGATCGGCATCAGCACAGCCAGGGCCACCATTTGCTCTATCGTGGCGTCAAACATGCCGATAACGGCGGAAGCAAGGACGGCGGTCACCAGATTGACCAAAAGCCAGGTGACACGGCTTTTGACGGCTTCAAACACGCTATCTGAAATTTCTTCGTCGCCGATACCGGCCAGGGCGCGGATGTCTTCGTCCGCCTCTTCGTGGATCACATCCACGATGTCATCGACGGTGAGCACGCCGACCAGGCGAGCGCTTTCGTCCACAACCGCCACTTCAATCAGGTCATAGCGCTGGAACAGGCGTGCCGCTTCTTCCTGATCCTCGCTCGCCTCAACCTGGAGAACATTGGTGTTCATGATCTTTTCGATCTTGACCGGGCGTTTTGCCCGCAACATCCGGTCAAGCGGCAATATGCCGAGAAGATTGAAACCGGGGTCGACAACATAGATCTGATAGAACTCGTTGGGCAGCCCGTCATCGGTACGCATGTAGTCGATGGTCTGGCCCACGGTCCAGAACGGCGGGATGGCGATAAAGCCGGACTGCATGCGCCGCCCGGCGGATTCTTCAGGAAAATCCAGCGACCTTTTAAGCGACATGCGCTCAAATGCTGGCATTCGGGCCAGAATTTCATCACGGTCGGGCGCGGCAAGATCTTCAAGAATATAGACGGCGTCATCGCTGTCGAGTCCGGCAACGCCGCGTGCGATGTCGGCATTGGGCAGGACTTCCATCAACTCGAGGCGGACGGCTTCGTCAACCTCGGTCAGGGCGGAATAGT carries:
- the mgtE gene encoding magnesium transporter, which gives rise to MSELDEIAAAGSMVPEELELRDDENRLSAEWIEELRQRLADEDSEEIHRLFAELHASDVGDVLEAISSDERFALVSMLGTDFDYSALTEVDEAVRLELMEVLPNADIARGVAGLDSDDAVYILEDLAAPDRDEILARMPAFERMSLKRSLDFPEESAGRRMQSGFIAIPPFWTVGQTIDYMRTDDGLPNEFYQIYVVDPGFNLLGILPLDRMLRAKRPVKIEKIMNTNVLQVEASEDQEEAARLFQRYDLIEVAVVDESARLVGVLTVDDIVDVIHEEADEDIRALAGIGDEEISDSVFEAVKSRVTWLLVNLVTAVLASAVIGMFDATIEQMVALAVLMPIVASMGGNAGTQTMTVTVRALSTRELDQFNIRRLITRETLVGIVNGLIFAVIIGVVTAVWFGNIALGGVIAVAMVINMVAAGISGILIPLGLNKVGVDPAVASSAFVTTVTDVVGFFAFLGLSGYWFGLL